The proteins below come from a single Triticum aestivum cultivar Chinese Spring chromosome 5D, IWGSC CS RefSeq v2.1, whole genome shotgun sequence genomic window:
- the LOC123123968 gene encoding ycf20-like protein, with protein sequence MSALRLCKGAVHSSQPGCRCWSGLSRSRNLVAAAAASSCAPRGAAAIACCRNKQQGSFRLVRSPPSFGRSSRGMQWAIKTMADDNPDNSGNSTRLFNAIQSFLKKLSGKLKKVSRGFPVKILFFLIGFYCATAFATVIGQTGDWDILSAGLAVAIVEVIGALMYRASFALLGRMKNMISIFNYWKAGLTLGLFLDSFKYEVDELLESCSPFNFEINIFTGLW encoded by the exons ATGTCAGCTCTCCGTCTGTGCAAGGGAGCCGTCCATTCGTCGCAGCCGGGGTGCCGCTGCTGGTCGGGGTTGTCGAGGTCGAGGAACCTTGTCGCCGCTGCTGCCGCGTCCTCCTGCGCTCCGAGAGGGGCTGCCGCCATCGCGTGCTGCCGGAACAAGCAGCAGGGGAGCTTCCGCTTGGTGCGTTCGCCCCCTTCCTTCGGCAGAAGCAGCAG GGGGATGCAATGGGCCATCAAGACTATGGCAGACGACAATCCAGACAATTCAGGCAATAGCACTCGGCTGTTTAATGCAATTCAATCTTTTTTAAAGAAGTTGTCTGGCAAGCTGAAGAAAGTAAGTAGAGGGTTTCCAGTAAAGATCCTATTCTTCCTGATAGGGTTTTACTGTGCCACGGCATTTGCCACCGTCATCGGGCAAACAGGCGACTGGGACATACTTTCTGCTGGACTTGCTGTTGCCATCGTCGAGGTTATTGGCGCTCTCATGTACAGGGCTTCCTTTGCGCTTCTTGGCAGGATGAAGAATATGATTTCCATATTCAATTACTGGAAAGCCGGGCTCACGCTTGGATTGTTCTTGGATTCATTTAAGTATGAAGTGGATGAACTCCTTGAATCATGTAGTCCGTTCAACTTTGAGATTAATATATTTACTGGGCTTTGGTAA
- the LOC123123967 gene encoding uncharacterized protein yields MAAETVKGKRSGPSPWTDPNVISIYGPECNYNYITRASRRGPLTPRLGLLSAETPAKRAGGGGGDMQFLRGVGGGGGGGATLGSTAWEAFRRHFSRKRAVDIRRINPKVPKEEAVAISGRLLQILADHGPLTVGSTWNHAKDAAIDGLNSKTHMKILLKWMWGRRIIKLSCTQAGNTKKFLYSPFTAEDTEAAEEPAEEQPKRKGWKGKHPKYQTKKQPATAA; encoded by the exons ATGGCCGCCGAGACAGTGAAGGGGAAGAGAAGCGGGCCAAGCCCATGGACGGACCCAAATGTAATATCTATCTATGGGCCAGAGTGTAACTACAACTACATTACTAGGGCTTCCCGTCGTGGGCCACTCACTCCTCGTCTTGGGCTTCTCTCGGCTGAAACCCCAGCGaagcgagcgggcggcggcggcggcgatatgcagttcctgcgaggcgtcggcggcggcgggggaggaggggcCACCTTGGGGTCGACGGCGTGGGAGGCGTTCAGGAGGCATTTCTCGCGGAAGCGGGCGGTGGACATCCGGCGGATCAACCCCAAGGTGCCCAAGGAGGAGGCCGTGGccatctccggccgcctcctccagaTCCTCGCCGACCACGGGCCCCTCACCGTCGGCAGCACCTGGAACCACGCCAAG GATGCTGCGATCGACGGCCTGAACAGCAAGACCCACATGAAGATCCTGCTCAAGTGGATGTGGGGGAGGAGGATCATCAAGCTCTCCTGCACGCAGGCCGGTAACACCAAGAAGTTCCTCTACTCGCCGTTCACCGCCGAAGATACAGAGGCGGCTgaggagccagccgaggagcagcCGAAGAGGAAAGGGTGGAAAGGGAAACACCCAAAGTACCAGACCAAGAAACAGCCGGCAACAGCGGCTTGA